From Erinaceus europaeus chromosome 9, mEriEur2.1, whole genome shotgun sequence, one genomic window encodes:
- the LOC103117157 gene encoding putative olfactory receptor 2W6, with protein sequence MVGEGEAMETSNDSTGRGDFILVGFSQWPELELLLSLFVLVFYAITLLGNVTILLLSILDARLHTPMYFFLRNLSALDLCFTTSIVPQMLVNMWGRSPRISIVGCLVQCWVALALGSTECVLLAVMAVDRYVAVCWPLRYTSIMHPRLCHLLAAASWSLGFANSALQSSMAMMLPRCGNRRLDHFFCELLIVVKLSCVDTRPTESRMFIARLIILAIPVTIILTSYACIARAVVNMRSAEGRKKAFGTCASHLMVVSLFYGTIMFLYLQPKDNYSQEQSKALAVLYMILAPTLNPLIYTLRNKDVKKAARRVLGKEQE encoded by the coding sequence ATGGTAGGTGAGGGGGAGGCCATGGAAACGAGCAACGACAGCACCGGCAGAGGTGACTTCATCCTGGTGGGCTTCTCCCAGTGGCCTGAGCTGGAGCTACTACTCTCCCTCTTCGTCCTGGTCTTCTATGCCATTACCCTGCTGGGCAACGTGaccatcctcctcctctccatcctgGATGCCCGGCTGCACACGCCTATGTACTTCTTTCTCCGTAACCTGTCTGCGCTggacctctgcttcaccaccagcaTCGTGCCCCAGATGCTGGTGAACATGTGGGGCCGAAGCCCCCGCATCAGCATCGTGGGCTGCCTTGTCCAGTGCTGGGTGGCCTTGGCCCTGGGCTCCACCGAGTGCGTGCTCCTGGCCGTGATGGCGGTCGATCGCTACGTGGCCGTGTGCTGGCCGCTGCGCTACACCTCCATCATGCACCCCAGactgtgccacctgctggccGCCGCctcctggtccttgggctttgccaaCTCTGCCCTGCAGTCGTCCATGGCCATGATGCTGCCTCGCTGCGGGAACCGGCGGCTGGACCACTTCTTCTGCGAGCTGCTCATCGTCGTCAAGCTCTCCTGTGTGGACACCAGGCCCACCGAGTCCAGGATGTTCATAGCTCGCCTCATCATCCTGGCTATCCCGGTCACCATCATCCTCACCTCCTACGCGTGCATCGCCCGGGCGGTAGTGAACATGCGCTCGgcggaggggaggaagaaagccttTGGGACCTGCGCCTCCCACCTCATGGTGGTCTCCCTTTTCTATGGCACCATAATGTTTCTGTACCTGCAGCCCAAAGATAATTATTCCCAGGAGCAGAGCAAAGCGCTGGCCGTGCTCTACATGATCCTGGCGCCC